From Microtus pennsylvanicus isolate mMicPen1 chromosome 10, mMicPen1.hap1, whole genome shotgun sequence, one genomic window encodes:
- the Prkcd gene encoding protein kinase C delta type isoform X2 → MAPFLRISFNSYELGSLQTEDEASQPFCAVKMKEALSTERGKTLVQKKPTMYPEWKSTFDAHIYEGRVIQIVLMRAAEEPLSEVTVGVSVLAERCKKNNGKAEFWLDLQPQAKVLMSVQYFLEDGDCKQSMRSEEEAKFPTMNRRGAIKQAKIHYIKNHEFIATFFGQPTFCSVCKEFVWGLNKQGYKCRQCNAAIHKKCIDKIIGRCTGTAANSRDTIFQKERFNIDMPHRFKVYNYMSPTFCDHCGSLLWGLVKQGLKCEDCGMNVHHKCREKVANLCGINQKLLAEALNQVSQRSSRKLDSGPSETVGIYQGFEKKTGVSGDDSLDNNGTYGKIWEGSTRCNIDNFTFHKVLGKGSFGKVLLAELKGKDQYFAIKCLKKDVVLIDDDVECTMVEKRVLALAWENPFLTHLICTFQTKDHLFFVMEFLNGGDLMYHIQDKGRFELYRATFYAAEIICGLQFLHSKGVIYRDLKLDNVMLDRDGHIKIADFGMCKENIFGENRASTFCGTPDYIAPEILQGLKYTFSVDWWSFGVLLYEMLIGQSPFHGDDEDELFESIRVDTPHYPRWITKESKDIMEKLFEREPVKRLGVTGNIRLHPFFKTINWVLLEKRKVEPPFKPKVKSPADYSNFDQEFLSEKPRLSYSDKNLIDSMDQAAFRGFSFVNPKFEQLLDK, encoded by the exons ATGGCGCCATTCCTGCGCATCTCCTTCAACTCCTATGAGCTGGGCTCGCTGCAGACAGAGGATGAGGCAAGCCAGCCTTTCTGTGCTGTGAAGATGAAGGAGGCACTCAGCACAG AGCGAGGGAAGACCTTGGTACAGAAGAAGCCCACCATGTATCCTGAGTGGAAGTCAACATTCGATGCCCACATCTACGAGGGCCGTGTCATCCAGATTGTGCTGATGAGAGCAGCTGAAGAACCACTGTCTGAGGTGACCGTGGGCGTGTCAGTACTGGCTGAGCGCTGCAAGAAGAACAATGGCAAGGCGGAGTTCTGG CTGGACCTGCAGCCTCAGGCCAAGGTGCTGATGTCTGTGCAGTATTTCCTGGAGGATGGGG ATTGCAAACAGTCTATGCGTAGTGAAGAGGAGGCCAAGTTCCCAACCATGAACCGCCGTGGAGCCATTAAACAGGCCAAAATTCACTACATTAAGAACCACGAATTCATCGCCACCTTCTTTGGGCAACCCACCTTCTGCTCTGTGTGTAAAGAGTTTGTCTG GGGCCTCAACAAGCAAGGCTACAAATGCAGAC AATGCAATGCTGCCATCCACAAGAAATGCATTGACAAGATCATCGGCCGCTGCACTGGCACTGCTGCCAATAGCCGGGACACCATC TTCCAGAAAGAACGCTTCAACATTGACATGCCACACCGGTTCAAGGTTTACAACTACATGAGCCCCACCTTCTGTGACCACTGtggcagcttgctctggggactGGTGAAGCAGGGGTTAAAGTGTGAAG ATTGTGGCATGAATGTGCACCATAAGTGCCGAGAGAAGGTGGCCAACTTGTGTGGCATCAACCAGAAGCTCTTGGCTGAGGCCTTGAACCAAGTGAGCCAG AGATCTTCACGGAAGCTGGATTCAGGACCATCAGAGACTGTTGGAATATACCAGGGATTTGAGAAGAAGACGGGAGTCTCTGGAGATGATTCCCTAG ACAACAATGGAACCTATGGCAAGATCTGGGAGGGTAGCACCCGCTGCAACATTGATAACTTCACGTTCCACAAAGTGCTGGGCAAAGGCAGCTTTGGCAAG GTCCTGCTTGCAGAGCTAAAGGGCAAAGACCAATACTTCGCCATCAAATGCCTGAAGAAGGATGTGGTGTTGATCGACGATGATGTGGAGTGCACCATGGTGGAGAAGCGGGTGCTGGCGCTCGCCTGGGAGAATCCCTTTCTCACCCACCTCATCTGTACCTTCCAGACCAAG gaCCACCTGTTCTTCGTGATGGAGTTCCTCAATGGGGGTGACCTGATGTACCACATTCAGGACAAAGGCCGCTTCGAACTCTACCGCGCTAC GTTTTATGCAGCCGAGATCATCTGTGGGCTACAGTTTCTACACAGCAAAGGCGTCATTTACAG GGACCTCAAGCTGGACAATGTGATGCTGGACCGAGATGGCCACATCAAGATAGCTGATTTTGGGATGTGCAAAGAGAATATATTTGGGGAGAACCGGGCCAGCACCTTCTGTGGCACCCCTGACTACATCGCCCCTGAA ATCCTGCAGGGCCTGAAGTACACATTCTCTGTGGACTGGTGGTCCTTTGGGGTCCTCCTCTATGAGATGCTCATTGGTCAGTCGCCCTTCCATGGTGATGATGAGGATGAACTCTTTGAGTCCATCCGGGTGGACACACCACACTATCCCCGCTGGATCACCAAGGAGTCCAAGGACATCATGGAGAAG CTATTCGAGAGGGAGCCAGTCAAGAGGCTGGGAGTGACAGGAAACATCAGACTTCATCCCTTTTTCAAGACTATCAACTGGGTCCTGCTGGAGAAGAGGAAGGTGGAGCCACCCTTCAAGCCCAAAGTG AAATCCCCCGCAGACTACAGCAACTTTGACCAAGAGTTCCTGAGTGAGAAACCCCGCCTCTCCTACAGTGATAAGAACCTCATTGACTCCATGGACCAGGCAGCCTTCCGTGGCTTCTCCTTCGTAAACCCCAAGTTTGAGCAACTCCTGGACAAGTGA
- the Prkcd gene encoding protein kinase C delta type isoform X1, with the protein MAPFLRISFNSYELGSLQTEDEASQPFCAVKMKEALSTERGKTLVQKKPTMYPEWKSTFDAHIYEGRVIQIVLMRAAEEPLSEVTVGVSVLAERCKKNNGKAEFWLDLQPQAKVLMSVQYFLEDGDCKQSMRSEEEAKFPTMNRRGAIKQAKIHYIKNHEFIATFFGQPTFCSVCKEFVWGLNKQGYKCRQCNAAIHKKCIDKIIGRCTGTAANSRDTIFQKERFNIDMPHRFKVYNYMSPTFCDHCGSLLWGLVKQGLKCEDCGMNVHHKCREKVANLCGINQKLLAEALNQVSQRSSRKLDSGPSETVGIYQGFEKKTGVSGDDSLGEAGSNTPIKSPIPQQCKERCQSFMPNNNGTYGKIWEGSTRCNIDNFTFHKVLGKGSFGKVLLAELKGKDQYFAIKCLKKDVVLIDDDVECTMVEKRVLALAWENPFLTHLICTFQTKDHLFFVMEFLNGGDLMYHIQDKGRFELYRATFYAAEIICGLQFLHSKGVIYRDLKLDNVMLDRDGHIKIADFGMCKENIFGENRASTFCGTPDYIAPEILQGLKYTFSVDWWSFGVLLYEMLIGQSPFHGDDEDELFESIRVDTPHYPRWITKESKDIMEKLFEREPVKRLGVTGNIRLHPFFKTINWVLLEKRKVEPPFKPKVKSPADYSNFDQEFLSEKPRLSYSDKNLIDSMDQAAFRGFSFVNPKFEQLLDK; encoded by the exons ATGGCGCCATTCCTGCGCATCTCCTTCAACTCCTATGAGCTGGGCTCGCTGCAGACAGAGGATGAGGCAAGCCAGCCTTTCTGTGCTGTGAAGATGAAGGAGGCACTCAGCACAG AGCGAGGGAAGACCTTGGTACAGAAGAAGCCCACCATGTATCCTGAGTGGAAGTCAACATTCGATGCCCACATCTACGAGGGCCGTGTCATCCAGATTGTGCTGATGAGAGCAGCTGAAGAACCACTGTCTGAGGTGACCGTGGGCGTGTCAGTACTGGCTGAGCGCTGCAAGAAGAACAATGGCAAGGCGGAGTTCTGG CTGGACCTGCAGCCTCAGGCCAAGGTGCTGATGTCTGTGCAGTATTTCCTGGAGGATGGGG ATTGCAAACAGTCTATGCGTAGTGAAGAGGAGGCCAAGTTCCCAACCATGAACCGCCGTGGAGCCATTAAACAGGCCAAAATTCACTACATTAAGAACCACGAATTCATCGCCACCTTCTTTGGGCAACCCACCTTCTGCTCTGTGTGTAAAGAGTTTGTCTG GGGCCTCAACAAGCAAGGCTACAAATGCAGAC AATGCAATGCTGCCATCCACAAGAAATGCATTGACAAGATCATCGGCCGCTGCACTGGCACTGCTGCCAATAGCCGGGACACCATC TTCCAGAAAGAACGCTTCAACATTGACATGCCACACCGGTTCAAGGTTTACAACTACATGAGCCCCACCTTCTGTGACCACTGtggcagcttgctctggggactGGTGAAGCAGGGGTTAAAGTGTGAAG ATTGTGGCATGAATGTGCACCATAAGTGCCGAGAGAAGGTGGCCAACTTGTGTGGCATCAACCAGAAGCTCTTGGCTGAGGCCTTGAACCAAGTGAGCCAG AGATCTTCACGGAAGCTGGATTCAGGACCATCAGAGACTGTTGGAATATACCAGGGATTTGAGAAGAAGACGGGAGTCTCTGGAGATGATTCCCTAGGTGAAGCTGGGTCAAATACCCCCATTAAATCTCCCATTCCCCAACAGTGCAAAGAAAGGTGCCAGTCTTTCATGCCGA ACAACAATGGAACCTATGGCAAGATCTGGGAGGGTAGCACCCGCTGCAACATTGATAACTTCACGTTCCACAAAGTGCTGGGCAAAGGCAGCTTTGGCAAG GTCCTGCTTGCAGAGCTAAAGGGCAAAGACCAATACTTCGCCATCAAATGCCTGAAGAAGGATGTGGTGTTGATCGACGATGATGTGGAGTGCACCATGGTGGAGAAGCGGGTGCTGGCGCTCGCCTGGGAGAATCCCTTTCTCACCCACCTCATCTGTACCTTCCAGACCAAG gaCCACCTGTTCTTCGTGATGGAGTTCCTCAATGGGGGTGACCTGATGTACCACATTCAGGACAAAGGCCGCTTCGAACTCTACCGCGCTAC GTTTTATGCAGCCGAGATCATCTGTGGGCTACAGTTTCTACACAGCAAAGGCGTCATTTACAG GGACCTCAAGCTGGACAATGTGATGCTGGACCGAGATGGCCACATCAAGATAGCTGATTTTGGGATGTGCAAAGAGAATATATTTGGGGAGAACCGGGCCAGCACCTTCTGTGGCACCCCTGACTACATCGCCCCTGAA ATCCTGCAGGGCCTGAAGTACACATTCTCTGTGGACTGGTGGTCCTTTGGGGTCCTCCTCTATGAGATGCTCATTGGTCAGTCGCCCTTCCATGGTGATGATGAGGATGAACTCTTTGAGTCCATCCGGGTGGACACACCACACTATCCCCGCTGGATCACCAAGGAGTCCAAGGACATCATGGAGAAG CTATTCGAGAGGGAGCCAGTCAAGAGGCTGGGAGTGACAGGAAACATCAGACTTCATCCCTTTTTCAAGACTATCAACTGGGTCCTGCTGGAGAAGAGGAAGGTGGAGCCACCCTTCAAGCCCAAAGTG AAATCCCCCGCAGACTACAGCAACTTTGACCAAGAGTTCCTGAGTGAGAAACCCCGCCTCTCCTACAGTGATAAGAACCTCATTGACTCCATGGACCAGGCAGCCTTCCGTGGCTTCTCCTTCGTAAACCCCAAGTTTGAGCAACTCCTGGACAAGTGA